AAGGGCAACCACTCACGCACATGCGCCAGCCACGGCATTTGTCTTGGTCGATCAACACAATGCCGTCTTCGTCACGCTTGTAAATTGCACCGCTGGGGCAAGAGGCCACACATGCCGGATTCAAACAGTGTTCGCACAAACGCGGCAGGGTAAACATAAAGGTGTTTTCAAATTCACCATAAATGTCCGCCTGAATCTGGTCGAAGTTTTTATCCTTGCGGCGTTTGGAAAATTCTGTGCCGAGGATTTCTTCCCAGTTTGGTCCCCATTCGATCTTGTCCATACGCTGCCCAGAAATCAGTGAGCGCGGACGGGCTACGGGCTGATGCTTGCTATCCGGTGCGTTGTGCAAGTGTTGGTAATCGAAATCGAAGGGTTCGTAATAGTCGTCAATCGCGGGTAAGTCAGGGTTGGCAAAGATATTCGCCAGCAAGCGGAATTTACCGCCGATGCGCGGCTCAATCTTGCCATCGGCACGACGCAACCAGCCGCCTTTCCACTTTTCCTGATTCTCCCACTCTTTGGGATAACCAATACCGGGCTTGGTTTCGACGTTATTGAACCATGCGTACTCCATGCCTTCGCGTGAAGTCCAAACGTTTTTGCAAGTAATCGAGCAGGTATGGCAGCCGATGCACTTGTCTAAATTCAGCACCATGCCGACTTGGGAACGGATTTTCATTTTACTGCCTCCTGAATGGTGTCATTGCCTTCGCCGTCCAGCCAATCGACGTTGGTCATCTTACGCACAATGACGAATTCATCGCGGTTAGAGCCGACCGTGCCGTAGTAGTTGAAGCCGTAAGCCTGTTGCGCATAACCGCCGATCATGTGGGTCGGTTTCGGGCAAACGCGGGTGACGGAGTTGTGGATACCGCCGCGCTCGCCAGTAATCACCGAACCGGGTACGTTCACAATGCGTTCTTGCGCGTGGTACATCAGCACCAATCCCGGCATGACGCGCTGGCTGACCACTGCCCGCGCTGCGATTGCACCGTTGGCGTTGAACAGGTCGATCCAGTCGTTATCGACAATGCCCAGCTTTTTGGCATCGTCCTCACTCATCCACACAATCGGCCCGCCGCGTGACAGCGTAAGCATCAGCAAGTTGTCGGTGTAGGTGGAATGGATGCCCCATTTTTGGTGCGGGGTAATCCAGTTCAACGCCAGTTCCGGGTTGCCGTTGGACTTTTGGTTGAGCATCGGCTTGATGGTTTTGGTGTTGATCGGCGGGCGATACACCAACATGCTTTCGCCGAAATCACGCATCCAGTCATGGTCGAGGTAGAACTGCTGCCGCCCTGTCAAGGTACGCCACGGAATCAACTCGTGAACGTTGGTATAACCCGCGTTGTACGACACATGCTCATCTTCCAAACCCGACCACGTAGGGCTGGAAATGATTTTGCGCGGTTGCGCCACGATGTCGCGGAAGCGGATTTTCTCGTCTTCCTTGTTCAAGGCAAGGTGGGTATGGTCAATGCCGGTAATTTTCGACAAGGCTGCCCACGCTTTCACCGCCACTTGCCCGTTGGTTTCGGGGGCAAGCGTTAGGATCATTTCCGCCGCATCAATTGCGCTGTTCAGGCAGGGGCGACCTTCGTTTGTGCCGCTGGTGTGTTGGTGATTGAGTTTGCCAAGGAACGCGACTTCGGTTTCGGTATTCCAGCCGATGCCTTTGCCACCGTTACCGAGCTTTTCCATCAACGGACCAATCGAGGTGAAGCGGTCATAGGTTTCAGGATAGTTGCGTTCGACCGCAATCATGGCTGGGGCGGTTTTGCCCGGAATCAGGTCGCATTGGCCTTTTTTCCAGTCTTTCACGCCGACCGCCTGACCGAGTTCGGCGGGCGCATCGTGCAACAATGGCAGTGTCACCAAGTCGGTTTCCACGCCCAAATGCCCAACGCACACCCGTGAGAATTCCTTGGCAATGCCTTTGTAAATTTCCCAGTCGCTCCGCGCTTCCCATGATGGGTCAACGGCGGCGGTCAGCGGGTGAATGAAGGGGTGCATGTCAGAAGTATTGAGGTCATCCTTTTCGTACCACGTCGCGGTCGGTAGCACGATGTCGGAATACAAGCAGGTGGTGGACATACGGAAATCGAGCGTCACCAGCAAATCGAGTTTGCCTTCGGGCGCGTCTTGATGCCACTTCACTTCTTGCGGTTTCACCCCGCCCATTTCACCGAGGTCTTTGCCTTGCACACCATGCTTTGTGCCCAGCAAATACTTGAGCAAGTATTCATGCCCTTTGCCCGAAGAACCCAGCAAATTGGAACGCCACACGAACAGGTTACGCGGGAAGTTTTGCGCGTTATCGGGGTCTTCCGCCGCAAACGCGATCTTGCCGGATTTGAGGCTGGCAACGGTGTAATCCGCCGGACTCATGCCAGCGTCTTTGGCTGCCTTGGCAATGCGTAACGGGTTGGTATTGAGCTGGGGTGCGGAAGGCAACCAGCCCATGCGCTCGGAACGCACGTTGTAGTCGATCAGATTGCCCGAATGGCGTTCAAGGTTCGCCAGCGGGGAGAGGATTTCCTTGATTTCGAGCTTTTCATAACGCCATTGGCTGGAATGGTTGTAGAAAAACGAGGTGGAATTCATTTGACGCGGCGGACGACTCCAGTCCAGTGCGAACGCCAGCGGCAACCAGCCCGTTTGCGGACGCAGCTTTTCCTGCCCGACATAATGCGCCCAGCCGCCGCCGGATTGCCCGACACAGCCGCACATGGCGAGCATATTGATCAAACCACGGTAGTTCATGTCCATGTGATACCAATGGTTCATGCCCGCGCCGACGATAATCATCGACTTACCCTTGGTCTTGTCGGCAGTATCGGCGAATTCCCGCGCAATGCGGATCACTTTGTCACGCGGTACGCCCGTAATCGTTTCCTGCCATGCCGGGGTGTACGGTGCATTGGCATCGTCGAAACCTTTGGCACTGTCATCTTCACCCAAGCCACGGCTGATACCGTAGTTGACCATGTTCAGGTCATACACCGACACCAACCTGCCTTCGCTGCCATCTGCTAGAGTCACTTTGCGGGCAGGCAGTTTGTAGGTGAGGACATCTTTCAGCACATTGCCCTTGAAGTAATCGGAAGGCACGCCACCGAAATACGGCAGGGCAACATCCACCACTTCATCGTGACGTTCCACCAATGACAATGACAGCGTGACCTCTGCGTGGGTTTTGGCATCTTTTTGTTGCAGATTCCACTGACTGCTGCCATCCCAGCGATAGCCGATGGAACCATTCGGGGAAATGATTTCACCCGTGGCATCGTCAATCGCCACGGTTTTCCAGTCCGGGTTTTTCTCTTCGCCCAAACCAGCAACGAAGTCGCTGGCACGCGCAAAACGTCCCGCCTGATAGCTGCCATCGGCACGCTTTTCCAGCAACACCAGATTCGGCCAGTCGGTGTAACGGCGCACGTAATCGGTGAAATATTCGCTGGGCTTGTCAACGTGGAATTCTTTCAGAATGACGTGTCCGAATGCCATTGCCAACGCCGCATCCGTGCCCTGCTTCGGGTTCAGCCATTGGTCGGCGTGTTTGGCAACTTCCGCGTAGTCCGGCGTAATTGCGACGGTTTTTGTGCCTTTGTAACGCACTTCGGTAAAGAAATGCGCGTCGGGGGTACGGGTTTGCGGAACGTTAGAACCCCACGCAATGATATAACTGCTGTTGTACCAGTCGGCGGATTCGGGTACGTCGGTTTGCTCACCCCACATCATCGGCGAGGCAGGCGGCAAATCGCAGTACCAGTCGTAGAAACTCATGCACGTCCCGCCAATCAAGGACAGGTAACGGCTGCCAGCAGCATACGACACCATCGACATCGCCGGAATCGGTGAGAAGCCAATCACACGATCCGGGCCGTATTGCTTGGCGGTGTAGACATTGGAAGCTGCAATCAGCTCATTCACTTCATCCCAGTTGGAACGCACGAAACCACCCAAACCACGCCGAGTTTTGTAGGATTTCGCCATGGTTGGATTTTCAACGATAGATTCCCACGCCGTGACCGGATCAGGGTTTTTCGCTTTGGCAGAACGCCACAATTCCATTAACTGGCGGCGCATCAAGGGGTATTTGAGGCGGTTCGCACTGTACATATACCAGGAATAGCTTGCGCCACGCGGGCAACCACGCGGCTCATGATTCGGCAAATCCGGGCGGGTACGCGGGTAGTCGGTTTGCTGGGTTTCCCACGTCACCAAGCCGTTTTTCACGTAGATTTTCCAGCTACACGAACCCGTGCAATTTACGCCGTGGGTGGAACGTACCACCTTGTCGTGCTGCCAGCGTTTGCGGTAGCCGTCTTCCCAGTCGCGGCTCTCTTCGGTCGTCGCACCATGCCCGTTGGAAAACGGTGTTTGGGTGCGTTTGAAAAAATTCAGTCGGTCAATAAAGTGGCTCATGGCAATCAATGCTCCCCTTTGGTTCTACGGATACCCGCCAAGCGATTGCCCTGCTTCTGCGGGCCGCCTTTAGGGAAAATTTCGTGCAGGTAATGGTTGGTGGCGAACTCTTCACCCCACGCTTGTTTGAAGTGCTTGAGCATGTCGCGCACGGGGGCTTGCACCCCGTGTTCCTGATGGTAGTTACGCAGGAACTCAATGATTTCCCAATGCTCGTCGGTCAGCACCAAGCCTTCACGTTCGGCGAGGGCTTCCACGAAACCTTCGCTCCAGTCATCCATGTTTTGGATGTAGCCTTCCTGATCGGTGAGGATTTGCTTGCCATCCACTTCCAACGCCAAGGTATAAATCGCGTAAGGGTTGGTTTGCAGATTGTCGTCATACTGTTGAATTGCCATGTCTAGCTCCTTGTCTTAGCCCCTCTCCCCCTGAGGGAGAGGGGTTGGGGTGAGGGGGTTCTTTAAGGGTTCTTGATCTCACTGCCACTACGCAGATAAAACCACCAGTTCAAAATCAGGCACAGCGCGTAGAAAATCGCAAAGCCATACATCGCGTTTTCTGGTGATCCCGCTTTGATCTGGTCGCCAATCACCACCGGCGCAATGAACGAACCGTAAGCGGCTACTGCTGAAGTCCAGCCCAATACCGGCCCGGCTTGCAGGCGGTCAAAGATGACCCCAACGGTACGGAAGGTAGAGCCGTTACCAATGCCGGTAGCAGCAAACAACACCACAAACGTGATCAAAAACTGGTTGAAGTAGATTTCTGGGGTAGCGGACTGGTAAGCCTGCATCATGATGTAACCCGCGTAAGCAGAAGCTGCGACCATCACCACTGAAATGACTTGCGTCACAATAGAGCCGCCCACCTTGTCAGAAATCCAGCCACCGAGTGGACGAATCAACGCCCCCACGAAAGGGCCAATCCATGCGTAAGCGAACACTGGGATTGCGTTAGGGTTTTTCGCGTGTACCCACGCTTGCGTGGTCGCATCAAACACATGGGTATTCCC
The window above is part of the Thiothrix winogradskyi genome. Proteins encoded here:
- a CDS encoding nitrate reductase subunit alpha, which gives rise to MSHFIDRLNFFKRTQTPFSNGHGATTEESRDWEDGYRKRWQHDKVVRSTHGVNCTGSCSWKIYVKNGLVTWETQQTDYPRTRPDLPNHEPRGCPRGASYSWYMYSANRLKYPLMRRQLMELWRSAKAKNPDPVTAWESIVENPTMAKSYKTRRGLGGFVRSNWDEVNELIAASNVYTAKQYGPDRVIGFSPIPAMSMVSYAAGSRYLSLIGGTCMSFYDWYCDLPPASPMMWGEQTDVPESADWYNSSYIIAWGSNVPQTRTPDAHFFTEVRYKGTKTVAITPDYAEVAKHADQWLNPKQGTDAALAMAFGHVILKEFHVDKPSEYFTDYVRRYTDWPNLVLLEKRADGSYQAGRFARASDFVAGLGEEKNPDWKTVAIDDATGEIISPNGSIGYRWDGSSQWNLQQKDAKTHAEVTLSLSLVERHDEVVDVALPYFGGVPSDYFKGNVLKDVLTYKLPARKVTLADGSEGRLVSVYDLNMVNYGISRGLGEDDSAKGFDDANAPYTPAWQETITGVPRDKVIRIAREFADTADKTKGKSMIIVGAGMNHWYHMDMNYRGLINMLAMCGCVGQSGGGWAHYVGQEKLRPQTGWLPLAFALDWSRPPRQMNSTSFFYNHSSQWRYEKLEIKEILSPLANLERHSGNLIDYNVRSERMGWLPSAPQLNTNPLRIAKAAKDAGMSPADYTVASLKSGKIAFAAEDPDNAQNFPRNLFVWRSNLLGSSGKGHEYLLKYLLGTKHGVQGKDLGEMGGVKPQEVKWHQDAPEGKLDLLVTLDFRMSTTCLYSDIVLPTATWYEKDDLNTSDMHPFIHPLTAAVDPSWEARSDWEIYKGIAKEFSRVCVGHLGVETDLVTLPLLHDAPAELGQAVGVKDWKKGQCDLIPGKTAPAMIAVERNYPETYDRFTSIGPLMEKLGNGGKGIGWNTETEVAFLGKLNHQHTSGTNEGRPCLNSAIDAAEMILTLAPETNGQVAVKAWAALSKITGIDHTHLALNKEDEKIRFRDIVAQPRKIISSPTWSGLEDEHVSYNAGYTNVHELIPWRTLTGRQQFYLDHDWMRDFGESMLVYRPPINTKTIKPMLNQKSNGNPELALNWITPHQKWGIHSTYTDNLLMLTLSRGGPIVWMSEDDAKKLGIVDNDWIDLFNANGAIAARAVVSQRVMPGLVLMYHAQERIVNVPGSVITGERGGIHNSVTRVCPKPTHMIGGYAQQAYGFNYYGTVGSNRDEFVIVRKMTNVDWLDGEGNDTIQEAVK
- a CDS encoding TusE/DsrC/DsvC family sulfur relay protein, encoding MAIQQYDDNLQTNPYAIYTLALEVDGKQILTDQEGYIQNMDDWSEGFVEALAEREGLVLTDEHWEIIEFLRNYHQEHGVQAPVRDMLKHFKQAWGEEFATNHYLHEIFPKGGPQKQGNRLAGIRRTKGEH